GAGCATACTAAAAATCAATCTCTGACAATCTTGCGGGGTTAAAGATTCTTCATTAATCGGGGACAGTTTGCCACTAATGCGAAAATAGACCGGCGCCCCAGACTGAATGTGCATATCGGAACCGCCCATCTCGACCAATTGTTGCATTAAATCTTCGATCATTTCCATGGCTTAAACTCCATCTCTAAGGTAAAATCATTGAACAGTAAACAGTAACCAGTAATCAGTAAAAAGACCTTAGGAAATTGCTATTTAAGACTACTCACTTAATACTCCTTACTTAAAACTCAAATCTTATAACTGATAACCGATAACTGATAACTGATACCTGAAAAACTGTCTTAATCACTAAATCGTGGTGTCATACAATAGGGACAATCGAGCCATTCTGGTTGTAGTTCGGCGCGACAACCACGACAGGTTAAACCGCTTTTCCGTTTGGCTTTTAATTCCGCTTCCAGACCAGAATCGGTAAATGTCACCCGTTCCACTTCTTCGAGGGTGGTGTAACCCTCCCGCACCAGATTTAAACTGTAAGCTAGGAGTGTCACCATGCCCTCATCGACGGCCGCCTCCTTAATGCGATCGGTGGTTGCTCCTTGGTTAATTAACTGCTGCAGTCGTTCACTATTTTGCATTACCTCATAGACCCCGACGCGACCTTTATAACCGCTGCCACCACATTTGGTACAAAGATTACCTTGATCTCGCGCCTGTTGAATTTCCTCTATGGTTAGGGTATTAGCCTTATAAAAGGTCACTTCCCGTTCATTGGCAGCGGCAAGACCAAAACGGGCTAATTCCTCTTGGCTGGGGTGATAGGCGACTCGACACTCGGTACAGACGCGCCGCATCAGACGCTGGGCCAAGACTCCCAAGAGAGAACCGGAAATCATAAACGGTTCAACCCCCATTTCATCGAGGCGAGCGATCGCACCTGCGGCATCGTTAGTGTGTAGGGTAGTTAAGACCAAGTGACCAGTTAAGGCCGCCTCGATCGCTGTTTTGGCCGTCTCCTTGTCCCTAGTTTCTCCCACCAGAATCACATCCGGGTCTTGTCGCATGAAGGCCCGGAGAATCGAGGCGAAATCCATGCCTTTTTCGCGAATTACCTGTACCTGGGTGATGCCTGGTAGAGAATATTCGATCGGGTCTTCGGCTGTACTAATATTAACTCCGGGGTGATTTCTTTCGGCTAAAACCGAGTATAAACTGGTGGATTTCCCCGAACCGGTCGGACCTGTAACCAGCAACAGACCAAAGGGACGACTGGCCAATTCCCGGACAATTGCCAGGGTATTTTGATCGGTGATCAGTTTATCTAAACCCAACTGGGTAGCTGAGTTATCGAGAATCCGCAAACAGACTTTTTCGCCATAGCGACTGGGCAGGGTATTAACCCGAAAATCCACTTTCCGCCCTTGATACATCCGCCGAATTTTACCATCTTGGGGAAGACGACGTTCGGCGATATCGAGATCGGCCATGATTTTAAAACGGGCAGTGACCGACGGGGTAATTTTTTTCGGCAGCGGCTCAAAAGCTTGATAAAGAACTCCATCTCTGCGAAAGCGAATTTTCAGGAATTCTTCTTGGGGTTCGATGTGAATATCAGAAGTGCCTTCCTGCAGGGCCTTAGCTAGAATTTTATTGACCAGGTTGATGACGGGGGCTTGATTAGCGTCCCCCACCCCGAGATCATCGGCCACTTCATCGTTAGGGACATTGCTGAGCACATCGATAGTGCCGACAATGTCGGTGATATCCGAGAGTTTTTCCAGTTCTTTTTCTTTTTCGAGTCGGGCTTTTTCCTGTTCTAGTTGCGATTGGGCCTGGTGGAATTTTTCCAGTAATCTTTCATAGTCCTCGCTGGTAATCACTAAACGCTGTATACCTAACTCCCTGGGGCGGAGAATACGATTGATATCGTCGCTAGCCTCTAGGTTGTCAGGATCGACCATGGCTATCAAAATCGTAGTTGCCTCTCCTTTGATCTGTCCCAGGGGGATGAGACGATAGCGACGACAAAGATCGATGGGAATCAAAGAATCGATCAACCGGGCTATTTCCAGCCCATCCACATCGCTCAACTCGGCGTCGATCGATTCAACTCCGTAGAGAATTTTTAATTCAAACAACTGGTTTTTCTTATGCTGTCGCTGCAAATCCGGGGGCAAAGGGCGCCCGGTTAGTTGTTTTAATATTTCTACTAGCGATCGTCCCGATTTCCGTGTTTCCACTAGGGCCTGTTGCATTTGCTCGGCACCGATATAGCCCGACTGCACCAACTTATTACCAAAGGGGGAAAGGTAATTGGGCAGGGCAACGGCACGAGTTTTCTTGGAAGAAAATGTCATAGACTATTCTTAACCTCTCCACTACCCTTGATTATCCCCAATTTTCTCAGTAAAATTACATCCTAGCCAAAATTTTTCTAGATCACTGACAACCTATTGGGGTCGCTTATATATTAGGGGTCGAGAAGGTCGTCGCCCCCATCCCCTCCCCTTCAGAACCGGGCCTGTGACTTTCCTCTCACAAGACTCCTAGCTTGACTGCTCCCTTATTAAGGATACAGCTTGAAACCGATCGAGTGCCGTTTTATCATCATGACAGTGGCGCTATAGTAATTAAACTTTTCTGATGGGGTAAAATATCGCCCGCACCAGTTACACTTAACCTTTTTGCTTTATTCTGTTATTCTGACCTCCCCGACCGACGACCGACTCCTAACCCGATCAGCAAACTTTTTCAGCAAACCCTACTGGCTGAATAAATCTAAAAACCTTGTGAGATAATATCTTTAGACTTTTTTGCCCTCAAAAAGTGCCAGCCATAAACCCTACTTAATTTCTACTGGTTCTAAATTATCCGCAGGAGTAAAACCAAAGAGACGGGAATAGAAATAAAATTCTGCATCTAATGCTCGTTTGATCGATTCAGCTTGACGAAATCCGTGTTGTTCTCCCGCAAAGGGAACGTAAGCAACGGGTAAACCTTTCGCTTTTAAAGCTTCTACCATCATTTCCGCTTGATTGGGTGGAACCACTCGATCTTCTAAACCTTGGAAAAAGATCACCGGACAGGATAACTGAGCAGTAAAATGAATAGGTGATCGCTGATAGTAAATTTCCTTTTCTTCAGGATAACGTCCCACCAATTTATCTAAATATCTCGACTCGAATTTATGGGTATCGGTGGCTAAAACCTCTAAATCACTAACTCCGTAATAACTAGCTCCTGCTTTAAAAGTATCATGAAAAGTTAAGGCCGCTAAAGTTGTATAACCTCCGGCGCTGCCTCCAGAAATTGCCAATCTTTCCCCATCGACTAATCCCTGATTAACCAAATATTTTGCCCCGTTGATGCAGTCTTCCACATCGACAATTCCCCAATTTCCCAGCAAACGCTGACGATATTGACGACCATAACCCGTACTACCGCCATAATTGACATCTAGATAGCCAAAGCCGCGACTGGTCCAGTATTGCACCCTTAGACTTAAACTAGAGGTGGCCGCGGCCGTCGGCCCACCGTGACTTTTCACTAAAAGGGGCGGTAATTCGCCATTGGGGGCGGTATAATCGGGGTTTTGGGGGGGATAATACCAAGCAGATGCCGTTAGTCCCTGACTGGTGGGAAAAGCAATCATTTCTGGAATCGAGAAATAATCGCTAGAAATAGTTAAATTACTGGAAGATTTGAGAATTTCTCTCGTTCCTGTGGCTAAATACAGTGAGATAACCGCGGTTACTTCCCTGAAAGAACCGCCAATAAAAACTATTTTGCTCTCGCTAACTTGTAGGGAAGAAATGTTAGTATCAGCAGTAATAATTTCTCGGAATTCTCGATTAAGAGTATCGATACTTCCTAAATACCAACGGCCATCTTTTGTATAACTACAAATAATCTGGGATTCCCCAGCAAAGCCGTAGTTAGATAAACCAAAAACCCAATGAGGATAGGCAAATTCAGCCTCGATCGGTTCAAGAACTGGTTCGATTTGTTCATCATGGTTAAAGCAATAAAAATTCCAGAAATCATTGCGATCACTGGTAAAATATAACTGTTCATCGGCAGACCAGCGCGGTTCACATACTGACTCATTTTCACCACCAGCAATGACCCGAATATTACTCAAATAAAGATTATTAATATCCGCCACCCAAAGAAAAGAACTATCCCAGGGCATATTAGGATGATTCCAACTAATCCAAGCTAATCGAGAACCGTCGGTGCTTAGGCGAGGAGAGGTATAAAAATCATCGCCAGATACTAAAGTTTCTATTTCTCCCGTATCCACATCGATGCTGACAATACTATTAACCGGTTCCCGATCTTTTTGGCTATGATCTTCACAAACACAGATTAAACGATTGCGAAATTCATCGAGAATTAAATCCGCATAACGACAGGAATTTTCTCGGGTCAGAGGTTGGGGTAAACTATCAGCAGTTTGGCGATAAATTCTTTGGTCAGCAAAATTACAAAAATAGATAATTCCGGCAACAATTAGATAGGAACCTCCCCCGTATTCATGGACACGAGTTCGCACATTAAAAGGTGCTGGGGTGATGTCTGGGGTTGTGCCGTCGGGGTTTAATTTAACTAAAACATTTCGCCCCTTTTCCTGTGGTCTGCCTTCTAACCAATAAATATCTTCTCCATCTAGAGTTACACCGCCAAGACTAATCGATTCTGCCACAATTAGATCGGAGGTAATCGGTGATTTCCAGGAACCGTAAGCTGATATTTGATTAGACATTTTCTACTAAAGCAGTGATCTTAATGGTGAACTAACTTGATCAGAAACGCTGATCAATTAAGAAAATTTCGAGTAAACAGGACAAGGTAGAGATTGGTTGCATCCCTACCTAACTCTCTGTTTTTCTGCAATCGGAGCGGCGGGATTCGAACCCACGACCCCTACTACCCCAAAGTAGTGCGCTACCAAGCTGCGCTACGCCCCGATATTGAACCTTAACCATCATAGCGATAATCGCAGCATTTTGCAAGCTTTTTTTTCTTCCTTTCTGCCCCATCCGCGGAATTAGTGGCCAGCTATCTAGCTAATTGGGGAATACGTCCTTTTAATCCCGTCATTAATTGCAGGGCAAACAATTTCAACGGGGGGAAACCGCACATAATTGCCAATCCTAGACGACGGATGACAACGATGGGCGGCCAGTTATTGGAGAACAAGCGATCAAGAAAATCTGTGAAGCCTAAAATCGCTAAATTCTCCGATCTACGCCATTTTTCGTAGGATTTTAGGGTAGAAAGCGCTCCTATATCTTCTTGCTTGTCCACTGCTTCCTTTAATACCTGCGCTAAAGCGGCCGCGTCGCGAATGCCTAAATTTAAACCTTGACCACCGACGGGATGACAACAGTGAGCGGCATCACCAATTAAAGCCAGTCGGGGTTTAACATAAGTATCACTCTGCATTAACTGTACGGGAAAGAGAGCGCGGGGGCTAACTAATGCTATTTTTCCCAGTAATCCCCCCGTATATGCTTCTAATTTGTCGATAAATTCCCCTTCGGGCATTTCTTGCAGTTTTTTCGCTTCGCCATGGGGATTTGTCCAAACGATCTGACAGCGATTACCCTGGAGCGGTAAAATGCCCATCGGACCGGTGGGCCAAAATCTTTCAAAGGCGGTATCGTTGCGATCAAGTTGATGTTTAATGGTGAAAGCGACACAGGATTGCCAATATTTCCAACCTTTGGTTTTAATTTGCGCCCCTTGCCGGATAGCGGATCTGGCTCCATCGGCCCCGATGACTAATTTTGTGGTGATTTTTCGGGTTTGACCGGCTTCTTCCAGGGTGACAGTCGCTGTTTCTGCTCCGTACTCCACTTCTAACACTTTAGCAGGGGATAACCACTCAATGCGATCGCAATCTTGGCTGGCCTTGTGCAGGGCGGTTAAAATCACTTGATGTTCGCCCACATAGCCCAAATAATCGGTTTTTAGCTCATCGACCACAAAGGGTACAAAAATCGGGTAATCGGCATCAGAAAGGCGAATATGACGAAATTTACCGATACTGGGCGAGATTTTATCCCAGATACCCAAGCCTGTAAAAATCCGGCTCGACATCAACGAGAGGGCATAAGCTTGACGACGGGAGGCGGCCACCTCTAGGGGGCGTTCCTCGATCATAGCGATATTTAATCCTGTATTTTTTAAAGCCACCGCTAGGGTGGTCCCGACTATACCGCCCCCGACAATGATTAAATCGTAGCTGTCCCGTCCTAACATATAAATATTTTTCTCAAAGATAATCAGTGACTACAATGATCTATTCTGACACGATTTTCGGGGTTGCTGTCGGGTTTGATTCTCTTCACCCCACCTAGCCATTGATAGACTTGAAAGGGTTTTGTCCTTTGCCGAGAGTTTCGGGTTAGGGTTAAGTAAGTGTTTTGGCTCTCTGGCAAGAGTGCCTCTCTTAACTAGGAAATCACCATGGAACTTTATCAACGAATAGCCGATTTTTATGACTCCTCTAGTGGACTGTGGGAAAGGATTTGGGGCGAACATCTGCACCATGGTTACTACGGTCGGAGTGGCAAGATTAAACTCGATCGCCGTCAGGCACAAATTGATTTAATAGAAGAATTATTAACTTGGGGAAATGTCACCGGCGCTAATCAGATTCTTGATGTGGGTTGTGGTATTGGTGGCAGTAGCCTTTATCTGGCCGAAAAATTTCACAGCCAAGGGGTGGGGATTACCCTTTCCCCGGTACAAGCCGTTAGAGCCAGCCAAAGAGCGCAAGAGTTCAATTTAGAAAAACAAGTCAGTTTTCTTGTGGCTGATGCCCTAAAAACACCCTTTCCTGACGATAATTTTGATCTGGTCTGGTCATTGGAAAGTGGCGAACATATGCCCGATAAAAGGCAATTTCTGCGGGAATGTTATCGGGTTTTGCAGCCCGGGGGGACTTTTTTGATGGCTACTTGGTGTCATCGTCCGACCACTTCCCTCGCTGGTAATTTAACGGAAGGGGAGATTAGACTATTAAACGAGATTTATCAGGTTTATTGTCTGCCATATGTGATTTCTTTGCCAGAATACGCCGATATTGCCCGTGAAGTTGGCTTTCAAGACCTAAAAACCGATGATTGGTCCCTATCGGTGGCCGCTTTTTGGGATGTGGTGATTGACTCGGCCCTAACCACAGATGCGATCGCAGGTTTGTTAGCAAGCGGTTACACTACTATCCGAGGGGCATTATCTTTAGGGTTAATGCGGCGCGGTTACGAGTCGGGTTTAATTCGTTTTGGCTTACTGCAAGGGAAAAAATAATCAGCTGGGCCATAATTAAAGTCCAGCGATCCTAGTCTAATTCCCCCTGGCAGCTGCAAAAGTTTTTTCCTTTCATTCTATTGGCCGAGTTTTTCTTTCGCCAATTCAATTCTGAATTGGCGGCCTCTATAGTTTTCGCAGTAGTCATCAATAAATTTAACTGTTGGTTGTCCTGGGCGTGGCTTAACCATAGACCACCTCTCGATTTCAGGCTATATATCTTATCTCTCTTCCCCAGACTCCCAGAAGAGCGATATAAAAAATTTTTGCATCGGGGAATGATAAAGTTAGATAAAAAAATTCAAGACGGTGTGATCAAAGTGAAATTTTCTGCTAGTGCCTATTTTTCCCTGCTGCGCCATTGTGCCGTTCCTTTGCTGTCGATCGCTACTTTTACGCCAATTCTCTTAACTTATTTAGCCAAGGAAAAACCAGAAACCCCGCAACCGCAAGCAAATCTAGAGACTGCTCCCTTCCCTTCCCCTATTATTCCATCTCCGATCGCACCCTTAATCGCGCCATCGCCGAAACTATCCCCCTCTCCCCAATCTTCTGCGACTCCAAAATCAGCGCCCTCTCCCCAATCTTCCCCCTCGGAGCCGAAAAAATTAGCGCCATCGGTTCAAACTTCCCCTAATACTTCCCCTAATACTTCCCCCGCTGCCGCAGTTAAACCGGTGACTAGACAACCCTTAGTGGTTCCCGCTAATTATACGCCGCCGGCCATAGAAATTCGCGTGGCGATCAAAAGGGATGTGGCCAGTGTTTTGATTGGAGTTAACGGACCGGCGGTGATCACAGATCGCCAAGGTCGCGGTTTAAAAACGATTGCCACTAACGAGGGTTTACCGGTCATTCCAGGTGCCAATGGCTTAAAAATGGGCGATTTATCGCTGCCAGAGGTGATTTTTGTGCAGCCCACCAGTGCCGATGGTTTAGTTTATGTGGATGATGGTTGGTATCGGGGCAAAGTGCTGCTGGTTGCCCAAGGCGATCGCTTGTTAGTGGTCAATCATGTTAATTTAGAGGCCTATCTCTATAGTGTGGTGGGTAGTGAAATGCACTCCACCGCGCCAATGCACGCTTTAAAGGCACAAGCGATCGCCGCTCGTTCCTATGCTCTAGTACATATAATCCGCCCCGCTAATGCTTGGTTTCATCTGGGCAATAGCCAACGCTGGCAGGTATATAAAGGCATTCGCTCGGAGTATCAATCGACTCACCAGGCGGTTAATGCCACTGCCGGGCAGATTCTCAGTTACAAAGGGGGTGTAGTCGAGTCTCTTTATGCCGCCACCGATGAAATTGTCGCTTGGGCCCACGGTGGTCGCGGCATGAGTCAAACTGGAGCTTATAAATTAGCGGAAAAAGGCCTAGATTATCAACAAATTCTCGGTAATTATTATCCCGGAGTTGGTTTAGCCCGTCTAGTTCTACAAAATTAGATTGATAGGCTTTCTCGATCGCTGGTGCTAGGCTGTTGACTATCTAAATTACTTGTTAAGACTGTATGGAAGCTCCGGAGCCGGGAGAATTGCCAGATTCTGTCTTTTGCACGAGTGCCTGTTGCCTCTTGCCTTCAGAAGCTGATAACTGATAACTGATCACTGATCACTGAAATGCCGACCATAGCAGATTTCTAGTAACCGTATTACAATAAACTTTCAAAATGCTATAGCAGTAAATCTCTCTATGAATAGCCCCTTTCTCGACTACCTCAACGGCCCCAAGCATCCCGTCCTCGTCTTTGATGGGGCGATGGGAACTTCCCTACAAAGCCAAAATCTGACGGCCGAGGACTTTGGTGGGGCAGAATACGAAGGGTGTAACGAGTATCTTGTCCATACTAAACCTAGCGCCGTAGCCAAAGTCCACGAAGCCTTTTTAGCCGTGGGTGCGGATGTGATTGAAACCGACACCTTTGGGGGAACCTCGATAGTTTTAGCCGAGTACGATTTAGCCGATCAAGCCTATTATCTCAACAAAACCGCCGCCGAACTGGCCAAGGCTTGCGCTAATAAATACTCTACCCCCGAAAAACCCCGTTTTGTGGCGGGTTCCATGGGGCCGGGGACAAAACTGCCCACTTTGGGTCATATAGACTTTGATACTCTCAAAAATGCCTATGTGGAACAGGTAGAGGGTCTGTACGATGGCGGGGCAGATTTATTATTAGTAGAAACCTGTCAGGATGTCCTGCAAATTAAAGCGGCTTTAAATGCTATTGAAGAAGTATTTCAGCAAAAAGGTCAACGATTGCCCCTAATGGTTTCGGTGACGATGGAAACCATGGGAACGATGTTAGTAGGAACGGAAATTAACGCCGTTGTCTCTATTTTACAACCCTATAAAATCGATATTTTGGGACTTAACTGCGCCACTGGTCCTGATTTGATGAAACCCCATATTAAATATCTCTCGGAAAATTCCCCTTTTATTGTTTCTTGTATTCCTAACGCTGGTTTACCGGAAAATGTCGGCGGTCAAGCGCATTATCGCCTCACTCCCGTAGAATTAAAAATGGCTTTAATGCACTTTATCGAAGATTTGGGAGTACAAATTATCGGCGGTTGTTGTGGTACTCGTCCCGACCATATTCAAGCTTTAGCGGAACTAAGTCAGGGTTTAACTCCGAAATCTCGTCATTATCATTATGAACCCTCCGCCGCTTCTATCTACAGTACCCAACCCTATATTCAAGATAATTCTTTCCTGATTGTCGGGGAAAAATTAAACGCCAGTGGTTCTAAAAAATGTCGGGAACTGCTCAATGTTGAAGACTGGGATAGTTTAGTATCTATGGCGAAAGCTCAGGTAAAAGAAGGAGCGCATATTCTCGATGTCAACGTCGATTATGTGGGCCGGGATGGGGTGCGCGATATGCACCAATTAGCCTCTCGTTTAGTTAATAATGTCACCCTACCTTTAATGTTAGATTCCACCGAATGGGAAAAAATGGAAGCGGGGTTAAAAGTAGCGGGGGGTAAATGTATCCTCAACTCTACTAACTACGAAGACGGGGAATCGCGTTTTTATCAAGTCTTGGATTTAGCGAAAAAATACGGCGCGGGGGTAGTAATTGGAACCATTGATGAAGAAGGAATGGGACGCACTGCCGAGAAAAAATTCCAGATAGCTAAACGGGCCTATTATGCGGCGACAGAATACGGAATTCCTCCCTACGAAATCTTTTTTGATCCTTTAGCTTTACCGATTTCTACCGGTATCGAAGAAGACCGAGAAAATGGCAAGGCTACCATCGAAGCAATGGGACGAATTCGCCAAGAACTGCCCGAATGTCACATTCTTTTAGGTGTGTCTAATATCTCTTTTGGGTTGAATCCGGCAGCGCGTCAGGTATTAAATTCTGTCTTCCTCCACGAAGCGATGCAGGTGGGTATGGATGGCGCAATCGTCAGCGCTAATAAGATTCTTCCTCTGGCAAAAATTGAACCAGAATATCAGCAAGTTTGTCGGGATTTAATCTATGATAATCGTCGTTTTGATGGCGATATATGTGTTTATGATCCCCTGACCAAGTTAACCGAATTATTTGCGGGTAAAACTACTAAAAAAGACCCCTCTAGTAATGCTAATTTACCCGTGGAGGAACGCTTAAAACAGCATATTATTGATGGGGAAAGATTGGGACTGGAAGAGGCTTTAAAGCAAGCTTTACAGGACTATCCACCCCTAGATATTATTAATATTTTCCTCCTGGATGGGATGAAGGTAGTGGGTGAGTTATTTGGTTCAGGACAAATGCAGTTACCTTTTGTTCTCCAATCTGCCCAAACTATGAAAGCAGCCGTTGCCTTTTTAGAACCCTTTATGGAGAAAAAAGAGGGTGATAATAATGCCAAAGGGACTTTTATTATCGCAACAGTTAAAGGGGATGTTCACGATATAGGTAAAAACCTAGTTGATATTATCTTGACCAATAACGGCTATAGGGTGATTAATTTGGGCATTAAACAACCTGTAGAAAATATCATCGAAGCCTACAAAGAACATAAGGCCGATTGTATCGCCATGAGCGGTTTATTGGTGAAATCGACGGCTTTTATGAAGGAAAATCTAGAGGTTTTTAATGAAAAAGGAATCACCGTTCCTGTTATTCTTGGTGGGGCAGCTTTAACTCCCAAATTTGTCCATGATGACTGTCAAAAAACCTACAAGGGGCAGGTTATCTATGGAAAAGATGCCTTCTCTGACCTGCATTTTATGGATAAATTAATGCCCGCTAAAGCTGGGGGTCAATGGGATGATAGCAAAGGCTTTTTAGCGGAGTGTGCCGAGGCAGAAAAAACTACGGTTGTTGCAGAAGAATTAGAGGTTAATCCCGATACTATTTTTACCGATGGAACCCTAGACAAAGAATTAGTTATTGATACCCGTCGTTCGGAAGCGGTGGAAGTTGATATTCCCCGACCAACACCGCCCTTCTGGGGTACTAAAATATTAACGGCAGCAGAAATTCCCATCGAGGAGGTTTTCTGGTATTTAGACCTACAAGCTTTATTTGTCGGTCAATGGCAATTCCGCAAACCCAAAAGCCAATCGAAGCAAGAATACGACGAGTTTTTACAGGAAAAAGTTCATCCAATTCTGACAGCATGGAAAGAGAAAATTGTCAAGGAAAATTTACTAAACCCCACATTAATTTATGGTTATTTTCCCTGTCAATCCTCCGGTAATTCCCTCTTAATTTACGATCCCGAATCGATACAAGCGGGCGAAAAACCCGAAAATCTGCAACCGATCGCCATTTTTGAGTTTCCTCGCCAGAAATCCGCTCGTCGTCTCTGTATTGCTGACTTTTTCGCCCCGCAGGAATCCGGTATTATCGACGTTTTCCCGATGCAAGCGGTGACAGTGGGGGAAATCGCCACGGAATACGCTAAATCTCTCTTTGATGCCAACGAATATACTGAATACCTCTATTATCACGGCATGGCTGTCCAAACCGCCGAAGCCATGGCCGAATGGACCCACACCCGCATCCGTCGCGAGTTAGGTTTCGCAGAGTTCGATCCCGATAATATCCGCGATATACTGCAACAGCGTTACCAGGGTTCTCGCTATAGTTTCGGCTATCCCGCTTGTCCCAATATTCAGGACCAATACAAGCAATTAGATCTGTTAGGATGCGATCGCATTGGGATGTCTATGGACGAAAGCGAACAATTGTACCCAGAACAATCCACCACCGCCATCATCACCTATCACCCCACTGCTAAATACTTTAGTACCTAATCAGTGATCAGTTATCAGTGATCAGTTATCAGTGATTCAGTTATCAGGTGTGAGTTTTTATCGGTAAAACCCCACACCCCACACCCCACACCCTACACCCCGCACCCCACACCCCACACCCTACACCCTACACCCAGGAAAAACTTTTTGCCGCAAACCCTAATTAGGGCAGCCATTCCAGTAAAATTCCCACGGAGCTATCTTTACGCGCGCGGGAATTTTGGGCTTGAATATCGGCAGCTAAACGTAAATTAGAGGTAATCGCATAACCAACCGAAAGAGTAGTTAATCCCACCTCGTTAGCACCCCCCGGGGAGATAAAACTCTGACTGACGGTGATATCTGCTGCCCCCGTGCGAGAAAGGGCTAATTTGAGCTTTAATCCTAAGTTAAGCCCATCGGTGCTGTAATTTCCCGTTTGAATGTAACGATAGCCCACCATGGGAGCCAGATTGACATAATCACCCAAAGGGAGGAGATAGTATTGTAAATTTGCTCCTATTGCCGTCCTTTTGCCGTTAAAAGCCGTCTGATAATCGCCGCTTAGGGTTAAACTGGTTTGACCGAAAAACACATCTTCTACCCCCAAAATCACGCCACTGGAATTATCGGTAGAAGGAAACTCTGCATATCCTAAACGGATACGAGTGCGAAAACTAGGATCGCGGCGAATATCTTCGGCGATATCGGGTATTTTTTCTAACCAACGCTCTAAAACCGGGCTTTCTTGCCGAATTTTCGGGTCTAGGTCTAACTCCGTTTCTGCCCACACCGGACTAATCGCCCCCCATAATAAACCAAGAGCG
This Microcystis wesenbergii NRERC-220 DNA region includes the following protein-coding sequences:
- the metH gene encoding methionine synthase, translated to MNSPFLDYLNGPKHPVLVFDGAMGTSLQSQNLTAEDFGGAEYEGCNEYLVHTKPSAVAKVHEAFLAVGADVIETDTFGGTSIVLAEYDLADQAYYLNKTAAELAKACANKYSTPEKPRFVAGSMGPGTKLPTLGHIDFDTLKNAYVEQVEGLYDGGADLLLVETCQDVLQIKAALNAIEEVFQQKGQRLPLMVSVTMETMGTMLVGTEINAVVSILQPYKIDILGLNCATGPDLMKPHIKYLSENSPFIVSCIPNAGLPENVGGQAHYRLTPVELKMALMHFIEDLGVQIIGGCCGTRPDHIQALAELSQGLTPKSRHYHYEPSAASIYSTQPYIQDNSFLIVGEKLNASGSKKCRELLNVEDWDSLVSMAKAQVKEGAHILDVNVDYVGRDGVRDMHQLASRLVNNVTLPLMLDSTEWEKMEAGLKVAGGKCILNSTNYEDGESRFYQVLDLAKKYGAGVVIGTIDEEGMGRTAEKKFQIAKRAYYAATEYGIPPYEIFFDPLALPISTGIEEDRENGKATIEAMGRIRQELPECHILLGVSNISFGLNPAARQVLNSVFLHEAMQVGMDGAIVSANKILPLAKIEPEYQQVCRDLIYDNRRFDGDICVYDPLTKLTELFAGKTTKKDPSSNANLPVEERLKQHIIDGERLGLEEALKQALQDYPPLDIINIFLLDGMKVVGELFGSGQMQLPFVLQSAQTMKAAVAFLEPFMEKKEGDNNAKGTFIIATVKGDVHDIGKNLVDIILTNNGYRVINLGIKQPVENIIEAYKEHKADCIAMSGLLVKSTAFMKENLEVFNEKGITVPVILGGAALTPKFVHDDCQKTYKGQVIYGKDAFSDLHFMDKLMPAKAGGQWDDSKGFLAECAEAEKTTVVAEELEVNPDTIFTDGTLDKELVIDTRRSEAVEVDIPRPTPPFWGTKILTAAEIPIEEVFWYLDLQALFVGQWQFRKPKSQSKQEYDEFLQEKVHPILTAWKEKIVKENLLNPTLIYGYFPCQSSGNSLLIYDPESIQAGEKPENLQPIAIFEFPRQKSARRLCIADFFAPQESGIIDVFPMQAVTVGEIATEYAKSLFDANEYTEYLYYHGMAVQTAEAMAEWTHTRIRRELGFAEFDPDNIRDILQQRYQGSRYSFGYPACPNIQDQYKQLDLLGCDRIGMSMDESEQLYPEQSTTAIITYHPTAKYFST